From Candidatus Saccharimonadales bacterium, a single genomic window includes:
- the hisS gene encoding histidine--tRNA ligase gives MAALSTQPYKGTRDFYPEDMRIQNYVYDTWRKVSESFGYEEYDAPLIEPIELYTAKSGQEIVNEQTYTFTDRGGRQVCIRPEMTPTVSRMVAGRRQDLAFPIRWYSIPNLWRYERPQKGRLREHWQLNVDLFGVDTVDAELEIISVADRLMQAFGATRKMYTIKINSRLLVNTMMGSYLGLDVIQSQLMIKLFDRKDKIDINEFSRQAAEIFDDQQRSEGLRKIAALLSATTMAELPKELQETTAMQEVQTLFSLLREHGITNATFDITLMRGFDYYTDIVFEVYDIDPENSRSLFGGGRYDGLVGLFGVEPVPVVGFGKGDVTILDFLKTHKLLPKLPSSTEIYMIVLGDVMKEAQAVAKQLREEDVNVAVDITRRKLDKQIKTAVKQQIPYILFIGKQELEDELFTLKHVATGEEEKVALERVVSSVKDYRTDE, from the coding sequence ATGGCAGCACTATCTACACAACCATACAAAGGCACTCGGGACTTCTACCCCGAGGACATGCGCATTCAAAACTACGTATACGACACTTGGCGCAAAGTCTCTGAAAGCTTCGGCTATGAAGAGTATGATGCGCCACTCATAGAACCGATCGAGCTCTATACCGCTAAGTCGGGACAGGAGATCGTCAACGAACAGACCTATACTTTTACGGACCGCGGCGGACGGCAGGTCTGCATCAGGCCTGAGATGACCCCGACAGTCAGCCGTATGGTGGCCGGTCGGCGCCAAGACTTAGCTTTCCCAATCCGTTGGTACTCGATTCCCAACCTCTGGCGCTACGAACGACCCCAGAAAGGGCGGCTGCGTGAGCACTGGCAACTTAATGTTGACTTGTTCGGCGTTGATACGGTTGATGCCGAGTTAGAGATCATCTCGGTAGCCGATCGCTTGATGCAGGCATTTGGCGCGACACGTAAGATGTACACCATCAAGATTAATAGTCGCCTGCTTGTAAACACAATGATGGGGAGCTATCTTGGGCTCGATGTCATTCAATCACAGCTGATGATCAAGCTGTTCGACCGCAAGGATAAGATTGATATCAACGAGTTCAGCCGCCAGGCAGCTGAGATCTTTGACGACCAGCAGCGGAGTGAGGGACTACGCAAAATAGCTGCACTCCTGAGTGCTACAACCATGGCGGAACTACCGAAGGAGCTCCAAGAGACAACGGCTATGCAGGAGGTCCAGACGCTCTTCAGCCTACTTCGTGAACATGGGATCACGAATGCCACATTCGATATCACTCTCATGCGCGGCTTTGACTACTATACTGATATTGTCTTTGAGGTCTACGATATTGACCCAGAAAACAGCCGGTCCCTGTTCGGTGGTGGTCGCTACGACGGCCTTGTCGGTCTGTTCGGTGTTGAACCAGTTCCGGTGGTTGGTTTTGGTAAAGGGGACGTCACGATTCTCGACTTCCTCAAAACCCACAAACTACTCCCTAAGCTCCCATCATCCACTGAAATCTACATGATCGTTCTTGGAGATGTCATGAAAGAAGCTCAGGCAGTCGCCAAGCAGCTTCGTGAAGAGGACGTCAATGTAGCCGTCGATATAACCAGACGCAAACTCGATAAACAGATAAAGACAGCCGTTAAGCAACAGATCCCATACATTCTCTTTATCGGTAAACAGGAGCTTGAGGATGAGCTCTTTACTCTTAAGCACGTTGCTACGGGCGAAGAAGAGAAAGTGGCGCTTGAGCGAGTAGTCAGCAGCGTTAAGGACTACCGGACTGACGAATAG
- a CDS encoding pilin, giving the protein MKILQTIDTHLAVIAVTFLSLFAVSLVPALTTHAADLKNSKNPVQNGVCNGVISSGTNDCQDTTNTGIDSVVKSALTILSFLIGAVSVVMIIIGGFRYIVSGGDSGQLGNAKNTIIYAVVGLIIVLFAQIIVHFVIGNVSTAANKNS; this is encoded by the coding sequence ATGAAAATACTACAGACTATCGATACCCACCTGGCTGTAATAGCTGTAACCTTTTTGTCTCTTTTCGCTGTGTCGCTAGTGCCTGCGCTGACTACTCACGCCGCTGACCTGAAAAACTCTAAAAATCCAGTCCAGAATGGAGTATGTAACGGAGTCATCTCTTCAGGTACAAATGACTGCCAAGACACCACAAACACTGGGATCGACTCTGTCGTAAAGAGCGCCCTGACCATCCTCTCTTTCCTAATCGGCGCGGTCTCAGTCGTCATGATCATAATCGGCGGGTTTCGCTACATCGTCTCAGGTGGCGATTCGGGACAGCTAGGCAACGCCAAGAACACCATAATCTACGCGGTCGTTGGGCTGATCATCGTCCTATTCGCTCAGATTATCGTCCACTTCGTGATAGGCAATGTTTCAACGGCGGCTAACAAGAACAGTTAA
- the recG gene encoding ATP-dependent DNA helicase RecG, which produces MKLDDPITVLKGVGPSLSQKLAILGIETVGDLIRHFPRRYNDFSHIIKIKDIKPGPVTILCKVVKITARYARRGLHITDVIVEDGTGELRVVWFNQPYREAHLKAGGKFYMSGTFDLQRDRYILQNPAVEQVSNFSKNTARIVPIYPETKGLKSNQIRQLIFLLLPYIKELPETLPASVVKSNQLLSYSEAMTQIHFPESDTLLARAKERLGFEELFELLLASQLNKQDRASNPSWAIEYRQNAADTFINQLSFTLTDAQRLAAWEILQDISKNQPMNRLLQGDVGAGKTVVAALAAFMAHSNNLQAAFMAPTEVLAAQHADTLQRLLNETGVEVGLLVGSVKKKPREELLKRLRSGDIDIVVGTHALIQNGVDFAKLGLIVVDEQHRFGVDQRKVLLAKGSNMPHILSMTATPIPRSLMLTVYGELDVSIIKTPPANRKPVITKIIQPTNRAKAYQMIEDELAKGHQAYIICPLVSESDVLGFTSVEEEYAKLTKEKIFKDRQIGKLHGKLSSQEKDDVMSQFKVARFDILVATTVVEVGVDVPNATIMLIEGADRFGLAQLHQLRGRVGRSDAQSYCVLIPSSVKASSKRLQELANSNDGFYLAERDLELRGPGELYGYRQHGTIDLRIARMTDTRFLYLVQQAVEKFLATKPDLLQYPQLRQRVEYLRRLTVLN; this is translated from the coding sequence GTGAAGTTAGATGACCCCATAACTGTTCTTAAAGGTGTCGGCCCATCTCTCTCTCAAAAGTTAGCCATTCTTGGTATTGAGACGGTCGGCGATCTGATACGCCACTTCCCTCGTCGATATAATGACTTTTCGCACATTATAAAGATTAAGGACATTAAGCCTGGTCCGGTCACTATTTTGTGCAAAGTGGTCAAGATAACAGCCAGGTATGCCCGACGTGGTCTTCATATAACTGACGTGATCGTCGAAGACGGAACAGGCGAGCTAAGGGTTGTTTGGTTTAATCAGCCGTATCGCGAAGCGCATTTAAAAGCTGGTGGAAAGTTCTATATGTCCGGCACATTTGATCTCCAGCGTGACAGATATATTCTGCAAAACCCGGCCGTAGAACAGGTTAGTAACTTCTCCAAGAACACCGCTCGAATTGTGCCGATCTATCCTGAAACAAAAGGTCTCAAGTCCAACCAGATTCGGCAACTTATCTTTCTCCTGCTGCCGTATATAAAGGAGCTACCCGAAACTCTTCCTGCCTCAGTGGTAAAAAGTAACCAGCTGCTGAGCTACAGCGAGGCCATGACACAGATTCACTTTCCAGAGAGCGATACGCTGCTGGCCCGTGCTAAGGAGCGACTCGGATTTGAAGAACTCTTTGAGCTTCTGCTTGCCAGCCAACTTAATAAACAGGATCGTGCCTCTAACCCCAGTTGGGCGATCGAATATCGTCAGAATGCAGCCGATACGTTCATTAATCAGCTAAGCTTCACCCTGACTGACGCTCAAAGGCTTGCAGCCTGGGAGATCCTCCAAGATATCAGCAAGAATCAGCCGATGAACCGACTCTTACAGGGTGACGTTGGGGCCGGCAAGACAGTAGTGGCAGCGTTGGCGGCCTTTATGGCTCACAGCAACAACCTTCAGGCGGCCTTTATGGCCCCGACGGAAGTGTTGGCCGCCCAACATGCCGATACGTTGCAGAGACTCTTAAATGAGACTGGGGTTGAGGTCGGGTTGTTGGTCGGAAGCGTTAAGAAGAAGCCACGCGAAGAGTTACTTAAACGACTTAGATCAGGTGATATCGATATCGTCGTCGGAACTCACGCACTTATTCAGAATGGCGTTGACTTCGCCAAACTGGGTCTCATCGTTGTCGATGAGCAGCACCGTTTTGGTGTTGACCAGCGTAAGGTACTGCTGGCCAAAGGATCTAATATGCCACATATCTTATCAATGACCGCCACGCCGATTCCACGTAGTCTTATGCTGACTGTTTATGGGGAGCTTGATGTCTCTATCATAAAGACGCCTCCAGCAAACAGAAAGCCGGTCATTACTAAGATCATCCAGCCCACAAACAGAGCGAAGGCTTATCAGATGATCGAGGACGAATTAGCTAAGGGCCACCAAGCCTATATTATCTGTCCACTCGTCAGTGAATCAGACGTGCTTGGTTTTACGAGTGTTGAGGAGGAGTATGCAAAGCTGACGAAGGAGAAGATCTTTAAAGATCGACAGATTGGCAAGCTCCACGGTAAGCTCTCCTCGCAAGAGAAAGACGATGTCATGTCCCAATTTAAAGTCGCTAGATTCGATATTCTTGTCGCGACGACCGTCGTTGAGGTGGGCGTCGACGTGCCAAACGCAACCATTATGCTCATTGAGGGCGCCGATCGCTTTGGACTTGCCCAACTACACCAACTCCGAGGTCGCGTTGGTCGAAGTGACGCGCAGTCATACTGCGTACTGATCCCTTCATCAGTTAAGGCCTCTTCAAAACGTCTCCAAGAGCTAGCCAACTCCAATGACGGTTTCTATCTGGCCGAGCGGGACCTCGAACTTCGCGGCCCCGGTGAGCTATACGGCTACAGGCAACACGGAACCATCGATCTCAGGATCGCCCGCATGACCGATACTCGCTTCCTGTACCTTGTCCAGCAAGCAGTCGAGAAGTTTTTGGCGACCAAACCTGATCTGTTACAATATCCTCAGTTGAGGCAGCGCGTGGAGTATCTTCGCCGCCTTACAGTGCTTAATTAG
- the tig gene encoding trigger factor, which yields MKYTVTKLSPTMIKVAVELDAKEISPVKDATLKSATSTMKIPGFRPGKIPAKVAEQHINRATFDAQVAEAAVQKYYTPAMVESKARPLAQPKVEVTKFEPYKLLNFTIEVEVVPDITLPDYRKIRKEVPKVTVKQADVDEVIERLRTQLAEKEEVKRAAKDGDEVTIDFSGTDIAGAPVSGASGTDYPLKLGSHTFIPGFEEALVGLKVGDQKEFTLTFPKDYGVAALAGQNVTFSVTVKKVTAMKLADANDEFAKKVGQFKTIKELKDDIKKELHDQREEEARNKLKSDLIEEIVSKSKVPLPATLISEQEATVRHDVLQNLTYRGQTLNDYLAQTKQTEDQWMQSEIHGQAEKRVVTGLVLAKLAKDEEIDVSQEELAAEIETIKQRYTDPQMRAQLDTEDAKRQVLNQIVTTKTLNKLYDLATGAAQTKKPTTKTAKKKSPAKK from the coding sequence ATGAAATACACGGTTACAAAACTCTCCCCAACTATGATCAAAGTGGCAGTCGAGCTCGACGCCAAAGAGATCAGCCCAGTCAAAGATGCCACCCTTAAGTCCGCCACTTCTACAATGAAGATACCCGGCTTCAGACCCGGCAAGATCCCAGCGAAAGTGGCCGAACAGCATATTAATAGAGCCACCTTTGATGCGCAAGTTGCTGAAGCCGCAGTCCAAAAATACTACACACCGGCTATGGTGGAGTCGAAAGCTCGCCCACTAGCACAACCGAAGGTAGAAGTGACAAAGTTCGAGCCATACAAGCTCTTAAACTTCACCATAGAAGTTGAAGTTGTCCCTGACATCACACTTCCCGACTACCGAAAGATAAGAAAAGAAGTACCGAAAGTAACCGTCAAACAGGCTGACGTCGATGAAGTTATCGAGCGTCTACGTACTCAGCTCGCGGAAAAAGAAGAGGTCAAACGAGCGGCTAAAGACGGGGATGAGGTGACCATCGATTTCAGCGGCACGGACATCGCCGGTGCCCCTGTCAGTGGAGCGAGCGGAACAGACTATCCGCTGAAGCTGGGCTCGCATACGTTTATCCCAGGTTTTGAAGAAGCGCTAGTCGGTCTTAAAGTTGGCGACCAGAAAGAGTTCACTCTCACGTTTCCTAAAGATTATGGTGTAGCCGCTTTGGCTGGTCAGAACGTCACATTTTCTGTGACTGTCAAAAAAGTAACAGCCATGAAACTGGCCGATGCCAACGATGAATTTGCTAAGAAAGTTGGCCAGTTCAAGACCATCAAAGAACTCAAAGATGACATCAAGAAAGAGTTGCATGACCAGCGCGAGGAGGAGGCTCGCAACAAGCTCAAGAGCGATCTGATCGAAGAGATTGTCTCCAAGAGCAAGGTGCCGCTTCCAGCAACACTCATCTCTGAACAGGAGGCAACCGTTCGTCATGACGTATTACAGAACCTGACATACCGCGGACAGACCCTGAATGATTACCTGGCCCAAACAAAACAGACCGAAGACCAATGGATGCAGAGCGAGATCCATGGTCAAGCAGAAAAACGGGTCGTCACCGGGCTGGTCCTGGCCAAGCTTGCCAAGGATGAGGAAATCGATGTCTCCCAGGAAGAGCTTGCAGCCGAGATTGAAACAATTAAACAGAGATATACAGATCCCCAAATGCGCGCCCAATTAGATACTGAGGATGCCAAGCGCCAGGTTCTCAATCAGATCGTTACCACCAAGACGCTTAACAAGCTCTACGATCTGGCCACAGGTGCTGCGCAAACCAAGAAGCCTACAACTAAGACAGCGAAGAAAAAGAGTCCAGCCAAGAAATAG
- a CDS encoding RsmD family RNA methyltransferase: protein MRLKIISGTLGGRFIQAPSGHVTHPMSERARGGMFNSLGNLTGKTLLDPYAGSGAVSFEAISRGAEFAIMIERDRRAQETILRNIESLDVADKVKLIKADCRAWSRRNEDQTFDIIVLEQPYGAIDLSTAGLLVKHLKSTGIMILSHPGRESSLTVNGVVVVDKMRYGDAALAFYRKEPSKI from the coding sequence GTGCGACTTAAGATCATCAGTGGCACACTCGGCGGACGATTCATCCAAGCTCCTTCTGGTCACGTTACTCACCCGATGAGTGAGCGGGCTAGAGGAGGCATGTTCAACTCACTCGGCAATCTTACCGGGAAGACATTACTTGATCCGTATGCCGGGAGTGGTGCGGTCAGCTTTGAGGCTATCAGCCGCGGAGCCGAATTTGCCATCATGATAGAACGTGATCGAAGAGCTCAAGAGACAATTCTTCGCAATATCGAGTCATTGGATGTTGCTGATAAGGTCAAACTCATTAAGGCCGATTGTCGAGCATGGAGCAGACGAAACGAGGATCAAACCTTCGATATTATCGTTCTTGAACAACCATACGGGGCGATTGACTTATCCACAGCTGGACTGCTCGTCAAACATTTAAAAAGCACAGGCATTATGATATTATCGCACCCAGGTAGGGAGTCATCGTTGACCGTTAATGGAGTTGTTGTGGTGGACAAGATGCGTTACGGAGATGCGGCGTTGGCTTTCTACCGCAAAGAGCCCTCCAAAATCTGA
- a CDS encoding ATP-dependent Clp protease proteolytic subunit, whose product MTDVSNSILVPTVIEKTHMGERAYDIYSRLLKDRIIFLGTEVNSTTANLIIAQLLFLQAEDAKKDIFFYINSPGGVVYDCLAIYDTMNYIKPDVQTICTGMAASAAAILLASGKKGKRFALPHSKIMIHQPHGGTQGKITDQEIDLREALNLKALIEGIMVKNTGQKQSRLHEDMERDFYMTADEAKKYGIVDDVIEHA is encoded by the coding sequence ATGACAGACGTATCAAACAGCATTCTCGTACCTACGGTTATCGAAAAGACCCATATGGGGGAACGTGCCTACGACATATATTCACGGCTTCTTAAGGACCGAATCATCTTCTTGGGAACAGAGGTTAACTCAACAACCGCCAACCTTATAATCGCTCAGTTACTCTTCCTCCAAGCAGAGGATGCAAAGAAGGACATCTTCTTCTATATCAACAGCCCCGGTGGTGTTGTCTACGACTGTCTTGCTATCTACGACACCATGAACTACATCAAGCCTGACGTACAGACAATCTGCACCGGCATGGCAGCCAGCGCCGCAGCCATCCTGCTTGCCTCAGGTAAGAAAGGTAAGCGTTTCGCTCTGCCGCACAGCAAAATCATGATTCACCAGCCACATGGCGGCACTCAAGGTAAGATCACCGATCAGGAGATCGATCTCAGAGAAGCTCTAAACCTGAAAGCTCTCATTGAAGGGATCATGGTCAAAAATACCGGCCAGAAACAGTCGAGGCTTCATGAAGATATGGAACGAGACTTCTACATGACGGCTGATGAAGCCAAAAAGTATGGCATCGTTGACGATGTCATTGAGCACGCCTAA